A portion of the Oncorhynchus nerka isolate Pitt River linkage group LG27, Oner_Uvic_2.0, whole genome shotgun sequence genome contains these proteins:
- the mtx3 gene encoding metaxin-3 isoform X3, with protein MAATMELRCWGGDWGLPSVHTESLIVLAYAKFSGATITVTPIDWTWKTLTGTVPELVYQGSTITEPAQILNFLRKQQRFNADYELSARQGADTMAYIALLEEKLRPALLHTFWVDAENYANLTRPWFASRSPFPLNFLVPGRHANTALSRILLTKGESPLHTITEVEGKIYSEAKECLNLLSHRLGMAYYFFGNTPCSLDAFVFGFIAPLHKASLPSSPLQSHLRQLDNLQRFCDHILNAHFSSHPGSPQPVQETVDANLQKLTQLVNKESNLIEKVLLLSSAWMTT; from the exons ATGGCGGCCACCATGGAGCTGAGATGCTGGGGAGGTGATTGGGGTTTGCCTTCCGTCCACACAGAGTCTCTCATAGTGCTG GCCTATGCCAAGTTCTCTGGAGCCACGATCACAGTAACTCCCATAGACTGGACGTGGAAGACTTTGACAG GCACAGTGCCAGAGTTGGTCTACCAGGGATCCACAATAACCGAACCTGCTCAGATTCTCAACTTCCTGAGAAAACAG CAGAGGTTTAATGCAGACTATGAGTTGTCGGCGAGGCAGGGAGCAGACACCATGGCCTACATCGCTCTACTGGAGGAGAAACTACGACCAGCCCTG ttacACACATTCTGGGTGGATGCTGAGAACTATGCTAACCTGACTCGGCCGTGGTTCGCCTCccgctctccctttcccctcaacTTCCTGGTCCCTGGTCGCCATGCCAACACAGCCCTGTCCCGGATCCTGCTGACCAAAGGAGAGTCTCCTCTACACACTATCACTGAGGTGGAGGGAAAG ATTTACAGTGAAGCTAAGGAGTGTCTGAATCTGCTTTCCCACAGATTGGGGATGGCCTACTACTTCTTTGGGAACAC GCCATGCAGTCTGGATGCGTTTGTGTTTGGCTTTATAGCTCCCCTCCACAAGGCCAGCCTACCCAGCAGCCCTCTGCAGAGCCACCTCAGACAGCTGGACAATCTCCAGCGCTTCTGTGACCACATACTCAACGCTCACTTCAGCAGTCATCCCG ggtctcCCCAGCCGGTTCAGGAGACGGTGGATGCCAACCTGCAGAAACTCACTCAGCTTGTAAACAAAGAGTCCAACCTCATAGAGAAGGTCCTGCTGCTCTCGTCTGC ATGGATGACAACCTGA
- the mtx3 gene encoding metaxin-3 isoform X2, producing MAATMELRCWGGDWGLPSVHTESLIVLAYAKFSGATITVTPIDWTWKTLTGTVPELVYQGSTITEPAQILNFLRKQRFNADYELSARQGADTMAYIALLEEKLRPALLHTFWVDAENYANLTRPWFASRSPFPLNFLVPGRHANTALSRILLTKGESPLHTITEVEGKIYSEAKECLNLLSHRLGMAYYFFGNTPCSLDAFVFGFIAPLHKASLPSSPLQSHLRQLDNLQRFCDHILNAHFSSHPGSPQPVQETVDANLQKLTQLVNKESNLIEKMDDNLRSSPQHKPLRADPRPSLGNDKSSTPA from the exons ATGGCGGCCACCATGGAGCTGAGATGCTGGGGAGGTGATTGGGGTTTGCCTTCCGTCCACACAGAGTCTCTCATAGTGCTG GCCTATGCCAAGTTCTCTGGAGCCACGATCACAGTAACTCCCATAGACTGGACGTGGAAGACTTTGACAG GCACAGTGCCAGAGTTGGTCTACCAGGGATCCACAATAACCGAACCTGCTCAGATTCTCAACTTCCTGAGAAAACAG AGGTTTAATGCAGACTATGAGTTGTCGGCGAGGCAGGGAGCAGACACCATGGCCTACATCGCTCTACTGGAGGAGAAACTACGACCAGCCCTG ttacACACATTCTGGGTGGATGCTGAGAACTATGCTAACCTGACTCGGCCGTGGTTCGCCTCccgctctccctttcccctcaacTTCCTGGTCCCTGGTCGCCATGCCAACACAGCCCTGTCCCGGATCCTGCTGACCAAAGGAGAGTCTCCTCTACACACTATCACTGAGGTGGAGGGAAAG ATTTACAGTGAAGCTAAGGAGTGTCTGAATCTGCTTTCCCACAGATTGGGGATGGCCTACTACTTCTTTGGGAACAC GCCATGCAGTCTGGATGCGTTTGTGTTTGGCTTTATAGCTCCCCTCCACAAGGCCAGCCTACCCAGCAGCCCTCTGCAGAGCCACCTCAGACAGCTGGACAATCTCCAGCGCTTCTGTGACCACATACTCAACGCTCACTTCAGCAGTCATCCCG ggtctcCCCAGCCGGTTCAGGAGACGGTGGATGCCAACCTGCAGAAACTCACTCAGCTTGTAAACAAAGAGTCCAACCTCATAGAGAAG ATGGATGACAACCTGAGGAGCAGCCCTCAGCACAAACCCCTCagagcagaccccagacccagCCTGGGCAACGACAAGAGCTCTACCCCTGCCTAA
- the mtx3 gene encoding metaxin-3 isoform X1 translates to MAATMELRCWGGDWGLPSVHTESLIVLAYAKFSGATITVTPIDWTWKTLTGTVPELVYQGSTITEPAQILNFLRKQQRFNADYELSARQGADTMAYIALLEEKLRPALLHTFWVDAENYANLTRPWFASRSPFPLNFLVPGRHANTALSRILLTKGESPLHTITEVEGKIYSEAKECLNLLSHRLGMAYYFFGNTPCSLDAFVFGFIAPLHKASLPSSPLQSHLRQLDNLQRFCDHILNAHFSSHPGSPQPVQETVDANLQKLTQLVNKESNLIEKMDDNLRSSPQHKPLRADPRPSLGNDKSSTPA, encoded by the exons ATGGCGGCCACCATGGAGCTGAGATGCTGGGGAGGTGATTGGGGTTTGCCTTCCGTCCACACAGAGTCTCTCATAGTGCTG GCCTATGCCAAGTTCTCTGGAGCCACGATCACAGTAACTCCCATAGACTGGACGTGGAAGACTTTGACAG GCACAGTGCCAGAGTTGGTCTACCAGGGATCCACAATAACCGAACCTGCTCAGATTCTCAACTTCCTGAGAAAACAG CAGAGGTTTAATGCAGACTATGAGTTGTCGGCGAGGCAGGGAGCAGACACCATGGCCTACATCGCTCTACTGGAGGAGAAACTACGACCAGCCCTG ttacACACATTCTGGGTGGATGCTGAGAACTATGCTAACCTGACTCGGCCGTGGTTCGCCTCccgctctccctttcccctcaacTTCCTGGTCCCTGGTCGCCATGCCAACACAGCCCTGTCCCGGATCCTGCTGACCAAAGGAGAGTCTCCTCTACACACTATCACTGAGGTGGAGGGAAAG ATTTACAGTGAAGCTAAGGAGTGTCTGAATCTGCTTTCCCACAGATTGGGGATGGCCTACTACTTCTTTGGGAACAC GCCATGCAGTCTGGATGCGTTTGTGTTTGGCTTTATAGCTCCCCTCCACAAGGCCAGCCTACCCAGCAGCCCTCTGCAGAGCCACCTCAGACAGCTGGACAATCTCCAGCGCTTCTGTGACCACATACTCAACGCTCACTTCAGCAGTCATCCCG ggtctcCCCAGCCGGTTCAGGAGACGGTGGATGCCAACCTGCAGAAACTCACTCAGCTTGTAAACAAAGAGTCCAACCTCATAGAGAAG ATGGATGACAACCTGAGGAGCAGCCCTCAGCACAAACCCCTCagagcagaccccagacccagCCTGGGCAACGACAAGAGCTCTACCCCTGCCTAA